Within Primulina tabacum isolate GXHZ01 chromosome 5, ASM2559414v2, whole genome shotgun sequence, the genomic segment TTTTAGAAACACTAAGAAGGActgggtttttttaaaaaatattataaattaataaaataattgtaaAATGTGACAAAATGTGAGGATTTGTAAAATTATAACAATCCGGGATTTACTGTGCCcagattcatattttaaatttttttaaaaaaaaaaagaaaaaaaagtggGGGCAcggatttaaaaattaaaataaaagataaatcGGCGACAGTATTGGCGACGGGTTaacataaaccgtcgctatttgcaACGGTTTaagcaaaaaccgtcgctaatgtaAATCCGTAAAATCTTTTAAGTAAAAATGTGGTATTCTTTCCATCATCGTCGAAAATAATTGTTTCTCATATTCATTCTCGCAACTTATTTCTTTCATTCGATTTATATGTGCAAAATTCATCTTTTCTACTtcgatcatatattaatattatttgttgattttatcgTCTATTTCATTTGAAAAGATACGAAGAAAGCCAAAGTTTCTTACTTCGGCCACCGATTCCCGCCGCCGCCATTTATCTCGCTTTCTCCCACACGTCCGACTTGAACAGCGCTTGATGCTCCGACCTCACTGCTGCCACCGCTAGCGCCGCCACTTCCATGGGCTTCTGCCACCGCAACGCCGTCTCCTGAGCTACCCCTGAGCCCAGGAACACCAAGCACCATGCGGAGGAGCCCTTTTTAAGCTAGCTAGGCCCTCTGCTGATTACagctgaaaaaataaaataataaagcgCAAAAGTGGCAGAACTCTGTGCCTTTTATGCAGAAGAGATACgatgaatttatttatttaattcggtGGGATCTGCTCGTCCATCGAACCCCTTAGAAAAAAATATacgatttattaaaaaatatatatttccattttcctttttcattttgaaataaaattaataattctaTAAATGAGAATGATGTGTTAATCATTCAATTTCATTGTTTTCATTTTTACcctattaaatataatatactcTAGTTATTCCATATAATACGATTCAATTCGATTTTCATAACAATTAAGGTATAATAAAATTTCTACAAATTTGGAAAGAAAACTATCATCTTTcagatattattaatttatcgaattaatttataaaaacttTATTGCATCTATATAAATAGGGGTTTGGATGTTGCAGACGTTCTTTATTCCCTCCAAGGGAAGAAGAAAACGAACACTTACTGTCTTACTAACGAAAAGTAACTTGCAAATCATAAAAAAGTGACAAGCCAAGAAACCTGCACATCGCGCCAGCCTAAGTCGTTGATATTGTGTAAAATAAACAGACTAAATGCAAGACCGAGTAATGGAAGCATAGGTGGTAGAAATTTTGGTTATAAGTTAAATAAAAGAAGAGAAAATAGCATTTTGATCTTAGTTTTTTTTCCTAGTATTTTGATCTTAGTTTGTACTTTTAGTTTTTTTTCAACGTGAAAACAATATGACGCTGATGTGTGCGTTGTCACGTCAGTAATCCAGATAAAAAAGACtaaaatatcaacaataaaaaatgaaatatacGTGGTTAATCTTGAAATTTGTCAACATCAAAGACAAATTTCAAAGAGGTAAATgtataatactaaaaataaagtttttcctaaaaaaaattcattaagaTTCTCGATTTTTCATCGCGTATGAGAGGTGAAAGCATGACTCATGCAAAAAGGTAAATATCTAGAACTAAAAATGcagtttttccaaaaaaaaaaaatccattaAGATTCTTGAGTTTTCACCACGAATGAGAGGCGAAAGCATGAGTCATGTTGAGGTTTGGTTGAACATCTCAAAACTCAAACCATAGAACCAGATCATAAGCATGCTTGTATACGTTTCAACTACCGTGAACCACGTACGGGTGTTGATATCTCAGCAATAAGTCGGTAGTAAGGTACAACAGAATATACAGTGCGAATGATCAAGAAACGGTTAGCATTTACATACAACTCCTACAAATAATGAGCACAAAATCTAGCTTAGGAGTCAGTTTCTTCCCTGCAGCTATTTGAATCCACAGTGACCAGCTTTGACTTAGGAAACGGTATATAAAACTAAAGCACTGTATCTATTAAATTATAAGTAAAAAGTTACAGACATACATGGACAAAATCCTTTATCAAGTGCAAAGATGTCATTCATACGATacatattgaaataaaatgcagATTCTGACATCTAAATCAAAAGGACACGCCTAAGCTGGATACAAAACTGATCAACAAAAGAAACAGGTGTTTCAAATCCTCAAATTCTAGCGGCCCTTTGCTTACATAGGTTGATTAACTACTTTCAATGCCCATTTCTTTTCGCTTTAGTTCCAAAGCCATACGCTCATTCTCAAGTTTCATCCTCTCAATTTCCAACTTCATCATCTCCAGTTCTCGGTCCTTTTTCCTGCAAAACCTCTGCCATTTGAACCTCTCTTTCTCCAGTTCCAACATTTGCGTTTGTATGTATAGCCTTTGTTCTTCCAATTGAAGGTTCTGATCATTTATCCACTCCTTCTGGGACATATTTGTTTTTGTGCCTTCAGGTGGCACTTGAATCACATCAGCATCAGTATTTTCTGCCTGAAAATTGAAACTTTTATTGTAATCTAGAGAATTCTTCATTTTAAAATCTCGATGACTCTGACATAGCTTAACCCGCTTAGCCATGTTCCATTGAACATCCTCGCATTCATATCGATCATCAAATTCCATTTCATGATCCACATCATCATTATCATGATGTGGATGTTGTTTCACGTCATTCTCATCATGATCATCTCTACTCCTAAGTGCTAACCGCAAAGAATGCTGCAATTCAGGATCAGGGGGAAGATGCAACCGATTCCCATTATGGTAAGAACACATCTCTTCATAGTGCAAATGCTTTGAGCTCAAAATTTTTCTAACTTCCTCTTTCGCCTTCTCAGAAATATGATCCATCACATCTAAAAGTGCTGGATTCTCGACGACCTCGCAAGAAGTTCCTTTCCCTAGAATCTCATTAAGCCTCTTGTATCGTTTGTTAAGGTCGTTGAATTTATCCTCACACTGCTGAGGTGAAACAAAATGGCTCCTTTCTGCCATGACTTTTGAAACCGATTTCCACTTCCCCTTTTTTTGCAAGTTAGCACATTTCCTTCTTGAACCGGCCCCGTACTCAATGGATGCCTCTTCATTAATGTAAGAAACGGCAGTAATTAACAGCCTTACCATAGTGTCGGTCCATTTCACACGTTGCCAAGTGGCCTTCTTTCCTTTGCTCGAATCAGCAGCATCTTCTGTAAAGCTCGGCTCATCTTCATCACTCGCGGATTTTCCCCGGTCCAGTTTATTAAAGTCTGCCAAGGATATGGTCTGGTCACAATCTTGGGTGCTTCGAATTGTAAGAGGGAAATTTTCATGAATCGGGGGTTGAACAACTGATGATCCTTGTCTCGGATTTGAGTTTTGTTGATGATTAAATGAAAATAGATGTTGCTGGTGGTGAGGATTAACTCTCAAAGGTCCATGCAAGTCGAAACCTCCATAAGAACCAGAACCACCTTGCATCAGATTCCCTGATGAAGAATTCCCCTCCATAATCCCTTTCAATAAAACTATAAATCACATCCACCCACCAATCAACGTCACCACAAAGTCCCTAAAATCTCCAGACATCGAAGATATTAATCTGTGACATCCTCAAACTTTTGAATCGCAGGTGTCTTTCCCATCAACAAGGTTTCAATATTTACACCTCATAAGAACCTCGTACATTTATCTATCCTTATCCCTAAAGCAgaatccaaattttttttagggCTAGGCTAAAATCTCTAATTATTTTGAAGAAGCTTGCTGcaaaaagcataaaaatattttaaagatatatcattttaaagaagtatttgaCTCCTTATTCTGCGAATTTCTACTCATGGGAAGAACCCATCAACACCAGACACCAATAATTCAAAACAAACAAACCAATAAGTAAAAATCTTTGATCCGAACCAAATGGATAAAAATTGCTTTTAGTCAAGAACTTACATGAGACAGCTGAACTCCAAATCAAGATTGGACCACGAACCAATTAAACCTGAAAGAATCGATTCAAATTGGGCAACAGTACATCCCAAACTAAAGATTCaacagaaaaaaataaataaaactcaaAGGATGTAttttttcccttcccaggtggagaAATTTTATATACATGTGAAAGAAAAATCGGTAGAGCTAATTTAGGAGCATCAAAGGGTTGTTGAAGATGAAAAAGATGCAATGTATGGGAAGTCAGTAAGATATGAGGGTCCACAAAGCATATTTTGTTTATGTCGCACACACTAAAGACACACGCATCTCCTAGAGAAAAGGCTAAAAAGCTTAAATCTTCAGCTTCAAAAGTATTGTATAAGTCCTAGTTTTGCGCAACTATCGTACAGATTTTTTGCAACTTGGGAGGAATATGATTGCCacctttattaaaaaaataatatatttttttgtgcaACAGCGCAGATTCATGTAATTTGTCGAATTTCTTAGTTTCTCGATCATCTTAGAGATGAAACGTGAATTTGAATCGTAGGTTTTACCTTGGCaagttgatttttttaaaaagaaaatatacatATGGTCGAAATAAATATTTGCTCAGTATGAAATTACCCATGTAATTGATTATAGATttttgagtatgtctcttgtgagacggtctcacgaatctttatctgtgagaccgatcaatcataccgatattaacaataaaaagtaatactcttagtataaaatgtaatattttttcgtggatgaccaaaataagatatctgtctctgcattcaaaaataaaaatggcTCGCGGaattcttgtattttaattattcaCAAGAAAATCATTCACGAACTTCTCATAAAGTTGTTCATATATAATTTCATCTTATCTTCATAGATAGTATCCGACATATTATTTTCTTGAttaaaatcaaaaaataaaaatggcataaaattttaaaactttcaatCTAACAAAAACTACTTTCATTTCAACAATCATGAGTATCTCACGTAATATTCAGTCATTATATATCCGTGTGCTACGAATGAAATTACACATGCGTATCTATTTTCAAATAAGTAAAGAGAATCGAAAAAGAAAACTTAAAAACACAAATATTTGAGATGGATTTCAAGAAAAAAGatggataaaataatatatcttAATGACAACAAGTAGTAGCACAAACTTCCTTGGTTTTTTGCTTCAAAGAGAAAAAATCgatctttatttttttctaaaacgAAGAAAATAAAATGGATATAGTGTTttgttttgctttataatttaatatatattttaatcttTACACAAGACGTTGAGATTTGAAtggaagaatttttttttatgtttcatttaagaaattttaataagaaGTAGAAATGTTGGTatccataattaaatattacttataatattttattatattataattatttttccgAGTTCAAGTATAGTAGTAGTTTATATTATAAATACTTGATATTCTTggattataataaaataaagaagtAAAAGACATGTTGTTGATTAATTTGAATAATAGCTAATATGACATTTTACGCTTTGGCTAAACGCTCAGGCAGTAAAAACAAGTCAAAATCGATCATATTAAACGTCATTAAATATGCTTAAGTTATACTAAAAATTACTCTAAAGTGCGACTTAAAAGAACCACGAAACAAAATTGATGAATAAGAATTAGAGAACACAAATTAACCATTTTTATTAATAAGTGATGTTAGCAACGTATAATCGTGTTTCATAATGTTTAAGTGCGACTTTTTTAAACAAGCTTGATCAACAAAAAAGAAGAGAAACATATATTAGAAATTTTATCGGCAAGTGATGCCACCAATGTACAAGCTCGAATAGTTGAGTATAACGATAATGAAAATGTGATATGTGTAGACATTTcacaatttataagaaatattaATGCTAATGTTTTAAACAAAAATCTAATTAAATTGAGTTTGTATTTGATGATAAGATAGATGaaattaatgataaaatatattaaattataatctGACGAAATATTATTACATCGTacttaaatttattatatttatgtatTGTTTACTTTCATTTatttgtttgagataattaaattatagtTTAACAAAAATTATACTCTTAAACTCGTAGTAATCTCGTTTAAGCTTAAAAAGCATGAAGTTACGTTTTCATGCTTCACATTGTCACTAATATTGTGAAATtattaaagtaattaaatttaatgtAGATTTGTTTCAAATCCTCACACtcaaaattaaatttgtttgCAGTTTCTGTCAGAAAAGTTACGTGTTTTCACTATCTGATCCACAACAAATGTGTTTGCACTCCCTTAGATCACATGTATTTTCTTATATGAAAATCAgtacaaaacattaaaaatatgatactaatatatgatatttgagtaccaACCATTCagatatgatattaatatattgtTTTTGATTGCTTTAATATGTATAACAAGTACTGATATTAATGACACATTTGTCTTTTACGATGAAAATCagtaaaaacattgaaaatatagtattaatatatgatattcaaATATCAACTATGTCATATCGGGTACTAATATACAATTTTTGAGTACCCaaacatattaaaaaaaaagttgatATTAATACATTTGTTTCAGTTTTATATTCAAAATCTTATATTTTGTATCAGATCTAAAATGGTtaatactcaaatatcatatatcactatcatatttttaatgttttgcaATGATTTAATCTGAAATACAAATGTGccattaatatcaatatttgtTATACATTTTTGGGTACTCAAAAAACATATATTAGAACTAGATCTGAAATAATTAGTATCAAATATAgtggtgggaaaaaataccgaattttcggtataccaaTATTACCATAGCGAAAAAATGCCGAATTTTCGGTACGGTACGGTAACAAAACCGAACTTTTTGGTACGATAACAGTATgcaatttgaaatttttggtaTATACCAAAATACTGAAATacccaaaaaaatatataaaaagtttaaaatatgtaatattttaaaacaataaatttataaaattttaaaaatataaggtTTTTTCGGTATAAAACGATGTATATCGATACCGTAtcgaaatttcggtataccgTACAATTTCGGTAATCAGTATGCCCGTTATAAAATCGGTATATcaaaatttcggtacggtatcagtataaatttgtttataccGTAAATTTCGGTATAATATACTATATATGATTTTCGGTATGGTACGGTATACCATCCCtactaaaatataatattttgtaccGATTTATGtataagaaaaaaatacatatgGCCAAGGATTTCAAACGAATTTTTTTTACACGAAAACTTAAAAACAAAATTGTTTTCTTTTTGGACTTTTTAGCAATTTACCGTTAAATTCAAtaatgcaatattttaatctaCTAAATATTGTgcattctttcatttttttatagaggaaaaaaattaaaataaatttgactTGTACAAATGAATTGACTtaaaatatgtatatgtatatcatgacagttaaaaccaaaccttaaaatttccattttaaaaattttttataaCAAATTTCAAATGACTACTCTGGTcagtagggatgtaaacgaaccaaaccgtttgtgaactattcgaagctcgattcgataaaagctcgtttgagctcgtttaatgaggctcgttaagataaacaaaccaaactcaagctttacagtattcggctcgttagctcgtgaacatgttcgttggtaagttcatgagtaatcttttagatgaaaaaataatagttttgatatttaatttattgattttgcatattatttatgaaatatatagaaaaatctattaaatttatttattataataaatttataaattttaataagaataatatatattttttaaatatataatttatttttaattaatttaatgaaaatttaaatgtataattcatatttattaagcttgtttaggctcgataaaggcttgaataagctcgtgagccatgcatatattcgttaaataaagctcgagctcggctcgataaaggcttgaataagctcgtgagccatgcatatattcgttaaataaagctcgagctcggctcgattagaaacgaaccaagctcaaacattcaaaagttcggctcggctcgactcgattacatccctactgGTCAGATATATAcaaactgttttttttttcaattttttttttcatgatgAACTAATCCTCCTCTTGGTCAAGTGACACCAAATGTTTCGTTTCAACATGGGAGGAGTTGAAGACTAATGTAAAAATTCTCcttcctaaataattatttttttaagaaaaatatttatctaattatttttaaaaaaaacatttactaTCACCTATGTATAAATTATCAAATTGACACTTATGTCTTATTGACATATGGTCAATATAATTTAGGTAAAAATCATTGGGCACCATTCACCTTTTTATTAATATCACATtggtatatgtatttatataatcAATACTTGAAAGATgggaaaaacttgtgtgagacggtcttacgggtcgtattttgtgagacatatttcttatttaggtcattcatgaaaaaatattactttttatgttacgagtattactttttattgtgaatatcggtagggttaatatctcacagataaagattacATGCAATAAACAATAACACGATTTCTAGAAACTATCTGCGTATTTTATATGAAAAACGTAAGGAATGCTTTTGCTTACAAAATTCAATTTTGTCTGAGTGTGCAATTACGGTTGTGAATATAATCGAACTCAAGGATAAAATAGACTTTACGATTATATATACTAGTTAATATGCACACGCAATGCGtgtgtacaaattttttttatcattatcgatagaCTAAAGTGTAATTTGACGATTTAttgaatgatattttgtgaaaattttaaatattttattaaaattaaaaattataaaaatggtttcgttataataaatttttgttATATGTCAAGATTGAAGAGAACGTCGTCGTTTACTATTTCCACATCCTGACAATTTTCCGTTCATTTCAGTTTAAAGCCCTGTCCCTATTCCCGATTCTGTGTGtcagattatatatatattaaattacttTTGCATTTTGGTTAATCTTCGAGAATAATTTTTGGTGATTGGATCAATTTTCGTCAATTGGACCTAAGTTCCTCGGATTGAATTTGAAACCCTAGTTACTCGATTATTGAAGTTTAATCTCGAATGGGAATCTGATTTTCATGTTGGAGATTGATTTTTGTAATTCGATCTGTACATATGTAAATGGCGGATCAAGAGGAGGAGGATTTGAAGATGGCATTGAGACTGAGCATGCAACAGAACGAGTCACCGGAGCCAAAGAGGAGCAAGCCGATGGAGAATACACCTGTTGGTAGCGAGGCGGCACCTTCGGAGGAATCGCCTGAGGTAAAGAATCGAAGGTTGCAGCGGGAATTGATGGCTGCTGCTGCGGAGAAGCGGATGGCAGCAGCTAAGAATGCTGCGGAGAAGCAGATGGCGACGAGTGCTGTGAAGAATGTGGGGAAGGTGAAGGATGTGGAAATTAGGGGTTTAGAAGCTGAGAAGAAAGGCAAGGGTATCAACTTGGAGAAAGCCGAGGTGAAAACTGAAAGTCTTGGGGCTTTGTTATCGGGAGATGAGGCTAATAAGCTCTTCTCGATGATTTTTGGGAACAGAGTTAGTAAAGACGTGCTTGCGCAGTGGAGCAATCAGGGAATTAGGTAAAATTGTTTGAATAAACGAATTGAACATAATGTGATTAGAAATTGTAGAAATCGTAGATTGACTTTGAATGAGGTTTTATAGGTTGATGGAAACACGATGAAGTTGTCTCTCAGTGACATTTAATGTGTATCTTGGTCTCTCGGTTGATGATGATGGGTATTATATGTTTCTTGGGTTTATTAACGGTTGGTGCCGTAGTTTCTTGTTATCATTATGCATCTCACACCTGTATTCAAGATGGTAATGCTGGAATCCTTTTTCGATTTTGTCTTGAATTTGAAGGGGTAAGAGCATTTAGCATGTGAGTCTTAAATAAGAATATAGTTGGAAGCTTTTTGAATTTTTTCGATCAATGATGACATAAAAAAGTCGCACTGATGAcatctttttttaattttccacTTGTGCTTTTGGCTTTTGCTATGTTATGCAGTAgttaatatgtttaaaattGAACTTTCGTGCAAAGTTTTTgtagtaaatttttttattatgttttaaacAGGGTATACGATGAGTTTAGTTGGCTGAATTCAAGTTCATCGAGCTAAGGATTTTTGGGGCCTCATTAGCACGTTAGAACTCAGGCTTGAATGATCTAAACTTGCTAAAATGCTCTTAAACAAATTTTGACAATGCAATCTGAACTCACGAGCCAACTTGTAAGCTGAGGTCTAAAGACCTCAAGCTCGAGCTCTGTTATTTTGAGCTTGACTGAGTTCGAGCTCAAATTTTTTGTAGTCGATTTCTAGTTTGTTTTCCACCATAGTCCAAAGGATGGTATGATTATATTGTTATTTTGATCAGGCAACTTTTGTCAAGTGTTCTTTTCTTAAATGTGGGACACATGGCATAGTTCAGAATTTCATGTACTGGCGATTTAAGAAAACCATGTATTGACAAGTTTGAAATTTGTACTTTCTTAGATATCTTTCCTGTGATGATAGATTAACGGCATATAGAGGTGTTGACAGCTGAAAAATTGGATTTTTGTCCACCTTTAACAACCATTTTGAATTTATGggtttaatttgatcaaatttGTTTCTTTCACCTGAAAAGAAACTAATGTTGCAAATGCCTGATTTTCTTCAAGGCCATTCAGATTTTGTATTGCTGTTCAGTCTTGACTCTACATTATGTTTGGAACCATGCACCCATACGTAAGGCTCAAAGAACTTTAAGAATCTCAATACATAGATGTCAGGAACTTGGAAATGGTAAATGTTGGTACGACACATTTAATATATATCTGATGGCCATGTTAGTATCACGGTCTTTTGGTCTCAAATATGTTGTTAATTCAATTTTCATGAGCATACCTATGTTGCACTGTGattttgttgaattttatttatttttaaagcaGACAATTCTCCTTGTGAGTTGACCTTAGTACTTCGATTGCTCATTGGCAAAAAATGAGCTTGTCCATATATTTTTCTAATGCTTTGGAACAAAAACTCCCTCTGCAGGTTTAGTCCTGATCCAGAAACATCTATGGGATTAGTGCAGCATGAGGGTGGGCCATGTGGCGTGTTAGCAGCTGTACAAGTAACAATGCTATTTCTAATTTGACATTGCTAGTATGACTTGAACCTAGAAGGttcttttatgtaattatgttttAGACTTTTGGATCTTTTGTCTGCAATTCTGCCCCGCCTTGTTCTTTATTAAATTGTTAGAACATTAAAAACATAGAAAGAGCCAAAAAAACCTCTAGCATCTAAACTCTGGGGGAGGTATTGTAGCTCAAtcaatgttatatttatttacttcgctAGCTCCTTTTTATTTAACTGTGCTACTACCAATGAAAGATATCGggttgtatttgttgtttgttgGAAGCTTATATGTTAACATCTCTGTCTTTCAGATGCCAATACGATATTTCAGGATCATCAACTTTACATAGAAGTTATTCTTTTTTGTAAAATGCTCGTAATTCTTGTTTCATTGGTGAGCTTTTGACCAAAATTCTATTGTTCATAGCTCGTCTTGATGTTATCCGTGACGGTGTTTCCCGATCGAACGTGTATACGCATAGATAATTAACAGAGTCGTGGAAAAGCTAGAACAAAAGTGTGTGGTGGTTGTTCTAGCTTTAAAAAGTCCTTTTATCTTGTGGTTCGCTTGAGTTGAACTTTTTGTTGTCAGATGTTAATATTTTGGATTTTCGTTGTGCTAAACATATAGCATATATAGTAACTTTCGTTTTCTTTTTTAAAGGAATGGAGTAACTTTCGACTTCAACTATGTTTTGTTAATTCTCAACATCTTACATCGATCAGACATGATAACTTGACCAGCTAAAAGCCTAAAATATGGTCATCATTTTTCACAATGACACTACGCATCTTATGAGCTTCTTAGGTTGAAATTATTAGCTCCTTCCATGTATTTTGCCAGCTATGAGTAAATCGGTCAGTTTTGTCCGTTTTGATCGTACATTTTAATTTGACGTGGAAATGTAATTTGATATCTTTTGCTGAACTATCATTCCACACCACCATTTCATATGTCATCAAACAGTaacttgaaaaataataaaaaatcgtTTTAGTAGAGAGCGCCTTTAGTTTAGGCTGttcatgtaattttttttttaaattttaagtctTTATAATGCCATCTCTTTTGGCATATTCCCCATTCATATGGACTGATGGAAAGAATTAATTATTAGTCAACTAGTCGGTTAAGCAGGTGAAAACCTGAAAATGTTATTTACAATGATTtttccaagaaattatatttttctccggaataacatatacatgattttcttgttttttacCCATGGTTTTGATCTTAGTTCTAGCATGACATCCTCgtgaatgaaaattttaattcaattttctCATGTAATTTTTCACAAAATGTTTCACTAAACATTATGGTGTCCTCTTACCTGGATTCTTGCGAGTTGCGGTTCATAATGGGTGCTAGTTCgttttacataatttttctctcttttatgttagaaaaaaaatttaagtcaTATGCGAGCTAAATTCCTTAAAAGTGAGTAGCAATGCTACTAGTAGTTTGAGGATTGAAAATCAACGCAACTTCATTACATGGTCGCTTATGTGGAGTAAATGCTATGGAAAAGTTTGATTAATTAGCTCTATTTAGTGTCAAAATGTTAACGCTTATAGGATAGTTTTCCATTTCCATGTGTTTATGTGTGTCTAGGAAGATGTGCTAAAAGTTTATCGCCGTAAATTGGTCATGAACAAAGAAAAAACGTGCATCTTTGACAAAGTGAAGTGTGTATGGGTAGAAATTGGGAAGTCAGATTGAATATAATCCAAGTGTAAGGACAGTGAAAAAATTGGAGAGAAGGATGACTGAATCACCGACATTGGTTTCTACTATCAACACTTCGTGGTTTCTACTTTCAACACTTCGTTAGTCTTGATCAATAATGGACTCACTAGTTCTTGTTTTGGGTTTTAGGATGCTTCTAAAGTCTTCTGAGTTTCCGGATACAGAATTAGTGAAATTCAAATTCGACTTATTATTGTTGTATATCAGTAGTCATTACATTTGTGCTACACGCGGAAGAAAAATTCCACTTTTAACCTGATTCATGTCTGCATCTCACAGTATAATGCTCTCCTTACAATATAATCTCTTCTCTCTGCAGGCTTTTGTACTTAAATATCTTCTATTTTCTCCTGAGGAATCAGGTAATTTTCCGAACTTGCACGCGGATATGACCGCGAGAAGAGTTACACATAATGACTCTGCAGCAGATATTTTTCATCATCTCACAGAGGAAAACAGATCAAGGTAATGAAGTCCTCTTAATTATTTCTTAATGGTGCTGCTTGGTGCTGCTTTAGTCTCAATTGCTGAAACTTTTAGATAGGAACAAAGAAAAGATAAAGAGTTAATGAATTCATA encodes:
- the LOC142545900 gene encoding uncharacterized protein LOC142545900 produces the protein MEGNSSSGNLMQGGSGSYGGFDLHGPLRVNPHHQQHLFSFNHQQNSNPRQGSSVVQPPIHENFPLTIRSTQDCDQTISLADFNKLDRGKSASDEDEPSFTEDAADSSKGKKATWQRVKWTDTMVRLLITAVSYINEEASIEYGAGSRRKCANLQKKGKWKSVSKVMAERSHFVSPQQCEDKFNDLNKRYKRLNEILGKGTSCEVVENPALLDVMDHISEKAKEEVRKILSSKHLHYEEMCSYHNGNRLHLPPDPELQHSLRLALRSRDDHDENDVKQHPHHDNDDVDHEMEFDDRYECEDVQWNMAKRVKLCQSHRDFKMKNSLDYNKSFNFQAENTDADVIQVPPEGTKTNMSQKEWINDQNLQLEEQRLYIQTQMLELEKERFKWQRFCRKKDRELEMMKLEIERMKLENERMALELKRKEMGIESS